The following coding sequences lie in one Corynebacterium anserum genomic window:
- a CDS encoding DUF421 domain-containing protein: protein MNPDISAAMSHLTPPLSSTSTGAETLAVQWTPPAGWADTIGLELGIEAWRIPLVIASGVLIYLMFLVFVRIFGPRILGKLASFDAVVIVMFGAVAGRVIIGHPPTLAAGVIGLLTLICMEAAFGAVQDLRGIRHAISGNPIVLVAHGRFVAKNMRKAHVTKANIYAAARRSGITCLEQVKCIILEPTGELSIIREGTNMDPEMLTGVVGRDLI from the coding sequence ATGAATCCGGACATCAGCGCTGCGATGAGCCACCTCACGCCACCCCTCAGCTCCACGTCGACCGGCGCCGAAACCCTCGCCGTCCAATGGACTCCACCAGCCGGTTGGGCGGACACCATTGGTCTGGAGTTAGGCATCGAAGCATGGCGTATCCCCCTGGTCATCGCGTCTGGCGTCCTTATCTATCTCATGTTTCTAGTGTTTGTCAGGATCTTTGGCCCGCGTATTCTCGGCAAACTCGCTAGCTTCGATGCAGTGGTTATCGTCATGTTCGGTGCCGTTGCTGGCCGTGTCATCATCGGGCATCCCCCGACTTTGGCAGCTGGTGTGATAGGCCTCCTCACGCTCATATGTATGGAAGCGGCTTTCGGAGCGGTGCAAGATCTCCGCGGCATTCGTCACGCCATATCCGGTAACCCCATTGTGCTCGTCGCCCACGGGCGCTTCGTGGCAAAAAACATGCGCAAAGCCCATGTCACCAAGGCAAACATTTACGCTGCGGCTCGGCGCTCTGGCATCACTTGCTTGGAGCAAGTGAAATGCATCATCTTGGAACCAACGGGCGAGCTTTCCATTATCCGGGAAGGCACCAACATGGACCCGGAAATGCTGACGGGGGTGGTGGGCCGCGATCTGATCTAG
- a CDS encoding DNA polymerase III subunit delta', with protein MITAESVRDALVNAVKDPSAMTHSWLFTGPPGSGRSIAAKVFATALVCPHGGCGVCEQCRSVTAGSHPDILWVSTTGAVIPVDEVRKVVLEAAKLPAVARWRVVVIEDADRLNESGANALLKSVEEPPKHTVFLLCTPSTDPQDIAITLRSRCRHVYVPTPSPQQVENVLLSDATLALTAEQAKWAAGVSGGHIGRARRLASDEKARAKRATALQLPTMVYEPGAVYRFTAELVAKATEEAASTMEAKDAAERAELETSLGMGSKGRGVAKAQRGAAGQIKALEKEQEARRKRMMRDALDLALIDVAGLYRDAMMVAAGAVDGQGTPIGGFQHPDMAATSKELARRNSPEALVRCIDAVAECRDALQLNVRPEVALDAMAGRLRECCGVV; from the coding sequence ATGATCACCGCGGAATCTGTCCGCGATGCGCTAGTGAATGCCGTGAAAGATCCGTCAGCGATGACGCACTCGTGGCTGTTCACCGGTCCTCCGGGAAGTGGCCGCTCGATTGCGGCGAAGGTGTTTGCTACGGCCTTGGTCTGTCCCCATGGTGGATGTGGTGTCTGCGAGCAGTGTCGTAGTGTCACCGCTGGTTCCCACCCGGACATCTTGTGGGTGTCCACGACGGGGGCGGTGATCCCCGTCGATGAGGTGCGCAAGGTCGTGCTTGAGGCTGCGAAATTGCCGGCTGTGGCTCGCTGGCGCGTGGTTGTGATTGAGGATGCCGATCGGCTCAATGAATCCGGCGCTAATGCGTTGCTCAAGTCTGTTGAAGAACCTCCGAAACACACTGTTTTCCTCCTCTGCACGCCGTCGACGGATCCGCAGGATATTGCTATTACGCTGCGTTCTCGCTGCCGCCATGTGTATGTGCCGACTCCCTCTCCGCAGCAGGTGGAGAATGTGCTTTTGTCCGACGCCACGTTGGCTCTTACCGCGGAACAAGCGAAATGGGCAGCTGGCGTTTCCGGAGGGCATATCGGACGTGCGCGAAGGTTGGCGTCGGATGAGAAGGCCAGAGCTAAGCGCGCCACGGCATTACAGCTGCCCACGATGGTGTACGAGCCAGGCGCTGTGTACCGATTTACGGCGGAGTTGGTGGCGAAAGCCACCGAGGAGGCTGCCTCCACAATGGAGGCCAAGGATGCGGCAGAGCGGGCGGAATTGGAGACCTCTCTGGGGATGGGGTCGAAGGGGCGCGGGGTGGCAAAGGCACAACGCGGCGCGGCGGGGCAGATCAAGGCTTTGGAAAAGGAGCAGGAGGCGCGGCGTAAGCGTATGATGCGCGATGCTCTAGATTTGGCTCTGATCGATGTGGCTGGGCTATATCGAGACGCAATGATGGTGGCGGCAGGGGCGGTTGATGGGCAGGGAACCCCCATCGGTGGTTTTCAGCACCCGGATATGGCGGCGACATCGAAGGAATTAGCGCGGAGGAACTCCCCAGAGGCGTTGGTGCGTTGCATTGATGCGGTGGCTGAATGTCGTGACGCTTTACAGCTGAATGTGCGTCCGGAAGTAGCCCTGGATGCGATGGCTGGCCGGCTGCGCGAGTGTTGTGGAGTGGTGTAG